The following proteins are co-located in the Silene latifolia isolate original U9 population chromosome 1, ASM4854445v1, whole genome shotgun sequence genome:
- the LOC141613144 gene encoding cytochrome P450 736A117-like, which yields MSSSIYINFLKNLTFQPFFIPILLLIVFLYKWYNTKVSITRKLPPSPPKLPVLGNLHQIGNFPHRSLSALSKRYGGLMSIRIGSIPALVVSSADAASDIFKTHDAIFANRPKSKVMCKIIYGGKDIVFSPYGEYWRQIRSICVLQLLSNKKVQSFRDVREEEVSLMVETVKKSVHSPFNLAEAFMTLSSSVLCRTAYGRKYDGENETNFGELLAEFVEVMAALSMGDFIPWLGWIDKVSGLEKMVEKVAKKFDDFLEKVLQEHMNCNDEKRKINGMDYKEEKNKDFVDILLDVQRENPDALPKDGIKAIILDMFAAGTDTTFTLLEWATTELLGHPEVMKKLQDEVRQVVKQKPMVDEDDLVELKYLKAVLKETLRLHPPLPVLLFRQASKDVKLQGYDIAANTQIIINAWAIQRDPAYWENPVEFRPERFLNSSVEFKVPVSDFNWIPFGGGRRGCPGINFAMVNAELALANLVYTFDWKVADGTECDVSKVRERPGITINRRDPLMVIPNLRACA from the exons ATGTCAAGTAGTATTTATATCAACTTCCTAAAAAACCTCACTTTTCAACCTTTTTTCATCCCTATTTTACTCCTTATAGTCTTCCTCTACAAATGGTATAACACAAAGGTTTCCATAACTAGAAAGTTGCCACCCTCCCCACCAAAGTTACCCGTTTTAGGAAACTTGCACCAAATAGGCAACTTCCCACATCGCTCCTTATCGGCTTTATCGAAGCGATATGGAGGGCTTATGTCAATCAGAATAGGTAGTATTCCGGCGCTTGTCGTCTCCTCTGCTGACGCCGCTTCTGACATCTTCAAAACCCATGATGCAATTTTCGCCAACAGGCCTAAGTCTAAAGTCATGTGTAAAATCATATATGGTGGAAAAGACATAGTTTTTTCGCCTTATGGCGAATATTGGAGACAAATTCGGAGCATTTGTGTATTACAACTCCTAAGTAACAAAAAGGTTCAATCGTTTCGCGATGTAAGGGAAGAAGAGGTGTCTTTAATGGTTGAGACGGTGAAAAAATCGGTTCATTCACCGTTTAACCTTGCTGAGGCGTTTATGACGCTTTCGAGCAGCGTGTTATGTAGAACAGCCTATGGAAGAAAGTATGATGGCGAAAATGAGACGAATTTTGGTGAACTTTTGGCGGAGTTTGTGGAAGTTATGGCGGCGTTAAGTATGGGAGATTTTATACCATGGTTAGGTTGGATTGATAAGGTTTCAGGGTTGGAAAAAATGGTTGAAAAAGTTGCAAAAAAGTTTGATGATTTTCTTGAAAAGGTTTTACAAGAACACATGAATTGTAATGATGAAAAGAGGAAGATTAATGGGATGGATTATAAAGAAGAAAAGAACAAGGATTTTGTGGATATATTGCTTGATGTTCAAAGGGAAAATCCAGATGCTTTGCCCAAGGATGGCATCAAAGCTATTATACTT GATATGTTTGCTGCCGGGACAGACACAACCTTTACACTCCTTGAATGGGCAACAACCGAACTTCTCGGGCATCCGGAAGTAATGAAAAAGCTGCAAGACGAGGTGCGACAAGTCGTTAAACAAAAGCCAATGGTAGATGAAGATGACTTGGTTGAACTAAAGTACCTGAAAGCGGTACTTAAGGAGACACTTAGACTACATCCTCCACTTCCGGTATTACTTTTCCGACAAGCCTCAAAAGACGTAAAGCTACAAGGCTATGACATTGCAGCCAACACACAGATAATCATCAATGCGTGGGCTATACAGAGAGACCCGGCTTATTGGGAAAATCCTGTTGAGTTTCGGCCAGAGAGATTCCTGAACTCTTCTGTGGAGTTTAAGGTTCCAGTTTCGGACTTCAATTGGATCCCATTTGGAGGAGGCCGAAGAGGTTGCCCAGGTATAAACTTTGCCATGGTCAACGCTGAGCTCGCATTGGCGAATCTTGTTTACACATTTGATTGGAAAGTGGCCGATGGAACAGAATGTGATGTTAGTAAAGTGCGTGAGCGGCCGGGAATCACTATCAACAGGCGTGATCCCCTTATGGTCATTCCCAATCTTCGCGCTTGCGCATAG